The following proteins are encoded in a genomic region of Cryptomeria japonica chromosome 11, Sugi_1.0, whole genome shotgun sequence:
- the LOC131035149 gene encoding gibberellic acid methyltransferase 2: MEIGSLPSMAKGEFKSGSSNNGLVVNGENNLSKVLHMSSGGGESIYAQNSSTQSSVFKSMQPTFHRLIQSLPVQNTGGLLRIADLGCASGMNTVSEVDFVVTTIKKLCSKRGLSVPQLQVFFNDLPCNDFNGLFMLLSSLKPDYMAAGVPGSFYQALFPDGTINICFSIMALHWLSQVPEGVGNEGSCVYNRGKVWINGGRAEVARAYAEQSQKDLREFFRWRGEEMASGGVMFICAMGRPNGVSAEQQVTSEVNTVDLTLKQLGTTLFQKELSRLRRETVSICHGISPMRMK; this comes from the exons ATGGAAATTGGAAGTTTGCCAAGCATGGCCAAAGGGGAATTTAAATCGGGCAGCTCGAATAATGGGTTAGTTGTTAATGGCGAAAATAATCTGAGCAAAGTGCTGCACATGAGTTCGGGTGGTGGTGAGAGTATCTATGCTCAAAACTCGAGCACGCAGAGCTCCGTCTTTAAATCCATGCAGCCAACCTTCCACCGCCTAATTCAATCTCTCCCCGTTCAAAATACAGGAGGTTTATTGCGAATTGCGGACTTGGGCTGCGCCAGTGGAATGAACACCGTTTCTGAGGTGGATTTTGTGGTGACGACCATAAAAAAGCTGTGCTCTAAGCGAGGTCTGTCGGTTCCTCAGCTACAGGTGTTTTTCAACGACCTGCCTTGTAACGATTTTAACGGTTTGTTCATGCTGTTGAGCTCGTTGAAGCCCGATTACATGGCGGCGGGAGTGCCCGGAAGCTTCTACCAAGCCCTTTTTCCCGATGGCACCATCAACATATGCTTCTCTATTATGGCATTGCATTGGCTTTCTCAG GTTCCCGAAGGCGTAGGGAACGAGGGGTCCTGTGTGTACAACAGAGGAAAGGTTTGGATTAATGGAGGCAGAGCAGAAGTGGCGAGAGCATATGCAGAGCAGTCACAGAAGGATCTGCGTGAATTCTTCCGATGGCGAGGAGAGGAAATGGCAAGCGGGGGCGTGATGTTTATATGCGCAATGGGGCGTCCCAATGGAGTGAGTGCAGAGCAGCAAGTCACGTCAGAGGTGAATACTGTGGACCTGACTTTGAAGCAGCTTGGGACGACCTTATTTCAGAA GGAATTGTCAAGGCTGAGACGAGAGACAGTTTCAATCTGCCATGGTATTTCCCCAATGCGGATGAAATGA